The region ATACACACTGATAGTGTAAAATTTTTAGGCTACCAGCATATAGTTTAGCTCGTGATAGCATTTTAGCCCCttcttttgagttttttttttttttttttttttaagcggaACTTTGCTAGAAAATGAGACCTGAACTTTCTTTAAGACCCATTCTCCATGTTGTATAAGGTCCTTCATTTTTCTAATGAGGTAAAAGTaacagaaaataaaaggaaattttgTTCATAACTCCAATTTTCAGTCTCTATAggaggaaaaacaaaaaatagaagAGCTAACTTGCAGTTATATGGGTCCACCTGATATAGCTCAAATAGTGCAGTTACTACtaaatatgtatgaaaaattagaaattgTGAAAAGCAAAAAGTGACTTTTCCTTAGGTACTTTAAACCTTTATCTTTTTGAAAAGTAGCAAGATATGATTCCTTGCAGAAGAAAACGTTACTAAAACTCTTAATTTCTATCTTttgtgatgtatgatatatcCTTTTGAAAAATTGCTAAGAATCTTGTTACTTTACCATCTTTAGATTGACAACTAGGGGTGATCACAGAAAATCGAAAGATCGAACTAAACTATAAACCGAAtcaaactggaaaaaaaaatcaacactTTTTTTTGTTAGGTTTgatcttgttctttaatttaaaaaatcgataatatttggtttgatttgattttggtttaaagcaaaaaataattgaaatgtcGAACCAAACCGACTATATAACTGGGAAAGTTATAATTACACATATAATTGAATACccaaaaatctaaaaaaggaaatggaaaaaagagtgactgaaagggaaaaaaaaataaagtgaaggtaaaaaatattaattttactaGAATATAGTGCTAATTTTACAAGGGTCTTAATgttaaaaatcaagaaatggtTTGTAATTCTGATTTTTATAACTTGTTTTGTCATGTGCAGTTGCTGGATCAATTGTTTTACATGATTATTGGGAAGCTGGTACTATTGTCTTCTTGTTCGCCATTGCAGAATGGTTAGAGTCAAGGGCAAGTCACAAGGTCTGTGAATCCTTGTCCTTGTTGAATTTCCTTCCACCAAAAATTGTAATGTGTAGATGTATCTAAATTCTAGTGGTATAATTTCCTAGGATGACAGTAATGCTATGTTTTTTATTTGTTGGAATTCCTAAAGTAGGAACACCTAACTTGGTAATTGGCACAGCCTAAGCACATGGTGCATATTGTGAGCTTTAGCCAAACAAACCTCACAAAATTTATCTCTTGGATTAGTCATATTGAGCTTAAAAGTGCACGTACCATGTAATCTTTACATTTTTCTATGTTTCCAATAGAGGATATGTCTAAGGTGTCATATATATTCCCTTATTACGCAAGCTTGTGAGCCTAAAAGCCTACTAGTCATTCTTTGTGACCCGCCATCATTAGGTCGCCCAATGTCATGGCCGTTACATACACCCCCTTTAGTAAATGAGCGTTCTTGCTGAGGTTTGCCTAACCATCATATTTGCATTTTGCACGAGTTTCTGATACCATATTTGTCACAATCAAAGCACATCGTACATGTTATCCAATTTGGCCCAAACAGTTTTGTCCCTTGGGGAATGCTTTGTGCCCGAAAGTGCATCTGCCATGTAAAGATGTCTTCTGTGTTATATATAGCACTTCGTTTCTCTCCCTTTGCGATGTCCGATTTGCCTAAGCTGTCATATGTAACCCATCTTCAAAAGCTTGCTAGGCTTAAACCCTATCAGTTATTCTTCTTGACCCGCCCTCATCAGCTGTCCTTAGAAGGCTTTACAATAGACTATAAAACAGTTTCTGGTTGGCTTCTGTTCTTTTTCTCAATGACATTATACTCTGGAAATAACCAAAATGCAGCTCCCGTGTGGATCATCAGTGTACTATATTTCATTCCGAAAATAATTTACTTCGCAGCTATGTTTGAATCAAACAGAGATTAGGTATATTATCTAGGAATTTAGTCCCTTGGGACATAAGAAGCATAGCATAAGCTTATGTGGTCTTACTTTTTAGCGATGCTATTTATTAGGTGAAACATACTAAGTACTATATAGTAACAATGCTAAAGGAATGGAGATGTCCAATGAATGTTTTGTGTGTGCTAAGCTAAGTTTGTTTCTTTATTTCATTAACTGATATTCTAAATGGATAAAGCATTCTGACAAAATTAAACCTTCATGGTTATGTAGGCTACTGCTGTTATGTCATCACTGGTCAATATAGTCCCTCCAACAGCGGTTTTAGCTGAAAGTGGAGAAGTTGTAAATGTTGATCAAGTCAAGTTGAATAGCATTCTTGCTGTGAAAGCTGGTGAAACTATAACAATTGATGGAATTGTAGTGGAAGGCAACTGTGATGTGGACGAGAAGACTTTGACAGGCGAGTCATTTCCAGTTTCTAAGCAAAAAGATTCGACGGTCTGGGCAGGCACGACAAATCTAAATGGTAAGATAGTATTCCTtcatactttatttattaagttCTGAAACTTTAAGTATTTTCTTGTTAATGGAATTTGTTCGTCTCTTCAGGTTATATCAGTGTTAAGACTACAGCTCTGGCTGAAGATTGTGTGGTAGCTAGGATGGCAAAGCTTGTAGAAGATGCTCAGAACAAGAAATCAAAAACTCAAAGATACATTGACAAATGTGCTAAATATTACACACCAGGTTAGTGAATCTAAAATAGTGCCACATCGAGTCATAAAGTGAATGTACCATGCGAACTCGTGTAAATCACCGTATGTACCATGTGAACTCGTGTTCTACCTTGTAAATCACTTCATTGTCCTTTCCCTTTCCGATATGGGATTTTCCATTGTCTAAGTTATCATATGAACCCCTTCTTCGGAAGCTTGCCAGAAGTAACAGTCATTTTCTTTGACCCACCCTCATTAGCCTACCTTCCGTCATGGTCATGGCACTGCTATATTGTTTCACTTAAACTATTTATTTCCAATTCTTTTCCCACTCCGTGTACAAGTCTGATTTCAACTTGTGATGCATTGCAGCAATTGTGGCTATATCTATTTGTTTGGCAGTAGTTCCTACTGCATTAAGGGTGCACGACCGAAACAAATGGTATCGCTTGGCTTTGGTTGCTTTGGTGAGTGCGTGTCCGTGTGCACTTGTGCTATCTACACCAGTTGCCATGTGTTGTGCACTTTCAAAAGCAGCGACTTCAGGTCTTCTGTTTAAAGGAGCAGAGTACCTTGAGACTCTTgctaaaatcaaaatcatggcTTTTGACAAAACTGGGACAATAACGAGAGGAGAGTTTGCGGTGACTGAGTTCAAGTCTCTTAGTGATGGTCTTAGCCTCAATACACTGCTTTACTGGTAAAGGTTACTACTcatacattttattttatgttgcCAATGAAAATTCAAAATCCTAACTGATTATCGTCGCAACACATTGATAGTGATATGACAAAATCTCTTTGTAGCATATATATGTCCACAATAGATGAAACTGCGAGTGCCAAATTTACATATTCAAAGGTGTTAAATGGCTCTTACATAGTTATGTACAAAATGTTGGTTCCTAATATTGAGGATATTAGATGGAGTACTTATACATTGAGGACTCATAAAAGTATTCTGGTCAAATGAATTTCAGAAACATATTCAATTGATAATCTaaaattcttcaaatatttttgaTGATGAAAAAAAAGTACACACAGGTAGCTGAAGAGAagcatttttgtttttgtggtCAAAACGTCTTCGGCACATACACTTAATTCTCTGGTGAATGTTTTCAGGGTATCAAGCATTGAGAGCAAGTCAGGTCATCCGATGGCAGCTGCTCTGGTTGATTATGCACAATCAAATTCTGTTGAGCCTAAGCCTGATAGAGTGGAGCAGTTTCAAAACTTTCCTGGTGAAGGGATATGTGGAAGAATTGACGGAATGGAAATCTACATTGGGAATAGGAAAATTTCTTCAAGAGCTGGATGTACTGCAGGTAAAAGACTGAATTTATGAATATGTAATTTCGCTAGTTGATTTTGCGGATATCCGTGACCTGTTTAGCACTAATGTGGTGGATGTTTGAAATATCAGTGCCAGAAATAGAGGGTGAAAGTTTACGAGGAAAGTCTGTTGGATACATATTTTTGGGCTCATCTCCAGCTGGAATTTTCAGTCTTTCTGATGTTTGTCGAACTGGCGTAAAAGATGCAATGAGAGAACTGAAGCAGATGGGTATCAAAACTGTGATGCTTACAGGTGATAGTTATGCAGCTGCCAACCATGTGCATGATCAGGTATATTCAAAATTCTGCAATTCGCTGAAATGATTACTGCACGCTTTAGCCTTAGTCTTCAGAATTTTCAGtgatttcttatttctttaCTCTTCAATCCTTAACATAGGTttaaaatttcatctaaacTTAGCAAACTTATTACCCCAGTATGCGCTTCATCTTTACAGGATCAGCGTGGGGAATAATTTACTAATGATAAAGTGCTGAGTATTTGAACCCTATATGATGATTAAAGGTTCAAATGGGTAAACAAAGTTATCATAACACTAATGTAAGAAATGCTTCACAATTCTCcaaagttttgatgattttgtgaaTCACAATGGTAGAAGTATGGATAAACCAGTTATCATCACAACTAATGTAAGAAATGTCTCGCCATTGTCCAGAGTTTGGATGATTTTCTGACTTAAAATATTAGAAGTCTTGACCCATGAAAGCTACATCAGACGTACAACATGACATGGTTGACATTTAGCATAGAGAGTCCAGATTTGCATGATATAAGCCGAACCTGAATTCCGAGCATctaaaatttctatttttatgaaaatgaggTAAATGGAAACATTTTTGCAGTTAGGTGGAGCTTTGGATGAATTTGAAGCAGAACTCCTACCAGAGGACAAGGCGACGATCATTAAGGGCTTTCAGAAGGAAGCTCCAACTGCAATGATAGGCGATGGCCTTAATGATGCTCCTGCATTAGCAACAGCTGACGTTGGTATCTCAATGGGCATCTCTGGGTCAGAACTTGCGAAAGAAACTGGACATGTTATACTAATGACAAATGACATAGGAAGGATACCGAAAGCTGCACGTCTTGCCAGAAGAGTTCGAAGGAAAATAATTGAGAATATGGTTATATCAATCGGTACAAAGGGTGCCATAGTTGCATTGGCAATAGCAGGTTATCCATTGGTTTGGGCTGCTGTCCTCGCAGATGCTGGGACATGCTTGCTAGTGATTTTGAACAGCATGCTACTTCTACGAGGAACTACACGTACACATGGGAAAAAAGGTTGTAAATCTTCACATTCTCAACACCACAAAAACAAAGCTTCTTGTTGCAAGTCGGAAAATGCTCCTCAACTATGTTGCTCTGATATTGAGTCACAAAAGAAATGTACCAGGCAATCATGCTCGTCCGAGGGGTGTCAACCTGTCCCCTCTGGATCAAAGTCATGTGGAAGTAATCAGTGCTCAGACTCCATTGAAAATAATAGTCATCATTCTCACCCACATCCTCAATGCTGCTCATCCAAGAAATCAGCTACAGTATGCCAATCTGCAGGTTCAGAATTGAAGTCATGTGGAAATAACAATTGCTTAGACTCCATTCACAAGCGTAGTTGTCATTCTTTGACGATATGTTCTTCAGAGATGTCTGCTCCACGATGTCATTCTGCCACTTCAAGCTCCAAATCATGTGGAAGTACTAAGTGCTCCGACTTCAGTGACAAAAATAGTTGTCAATCTCACAAAATTCCTCAAACGTGCTCTACCAAGAATATCCATCATTCACATCCCGATCATCAAACATGCGCGTCCAAGATGCGTGCTCCACAAAGCCCATCTGCAACTTCAAGCTCCAAGACATGTGGAAATACAAAGTGCTCAGACACCACTAGCAGGAATTCTTGTCATTCGCATGCTAACTCTGAACCATGCTTTTCAAAGATGTCTGGTCCAGCATGCCAAAATGCTAATTCAGGTACCTACAGAgttcttcttcttattcctttCCCCCCCTTTAAACCAAACAATAGGATCAAATTATTATTTGTTGATTAGGTTTGAGATTTTCAGGTTTGAGGTCATGCGGAAGTAATAAGTGTCAAGACGCTGCAAACAAGCACGGTGTTCATTCACTTACTAATCCACTCTACGAGGAAAAGcttttggagcaagaaaacttGGATTTAGTCCAAAAAAATATGGAAtcaaatcatgatcatagtcaTGGCTGCTTTGAAGAGGAACACGATCATCATCCAAATTTAGAAAAGGCATATGACAGTTGTGCATTACAAGAATGCTGTTATATAACCGATGTATCAGAAAGTGGAATTCAGGAAACTGCTCACTGTGATAGCACCCGTCAAACATGCCAAACTGCAATTTCAGGTAGGCGCTACCTTCACTCCTACAATAAATTGTTTGATTAAACCAGAAAGGCAGATAGAATATGCATTCAGATGTCTAGCGTCTCAAAAAATAAGAATGACGGATAATATGCTGCCTCTTCTTTATATGGCAGATAAAGCAGCTAACTAGTTTGAGATTGAGGTGTAGTTGATTGATATATGTCGTGACTATAAATGAAacttactagttgttaattaaaTTTGAGAATTTCAGACTCAATGACCTGCGGAAATAATAAGAGCCTGGACTCACTAAACATCCATGGCTGTCATTCACATGCTCATACACCCCACAAGGAGCATGACTTGGAGGAAGAAAACTTGAATGTAGTTGGAGAAGATTTGAATCCACATCATGCTGTTGGTCATGGCTGTTTGGACAAGGAACACGATCACTCACATCCAGAGAAGGCATATGACAGTTGTGCAACAGAAGAGTGTTTCTTTTCAGTTCAAGACCATGGCATTTACGACGTATCAGAAAGTGGAATCCAAGAAACTGCTCATTCTGACAGCAAAAAACAGCACATTGCCAACCCTGACAGCTGCAAGCATACACCACAAGATCAGGTAAATCACTGTGGATTTCACTCTAGAACTACCCCTACTGATGAAGAACTAGCCAAGCTTGTCAGAAGATGTTGCAAGTACAACCCATGCCACGACGTTGTCCGCTCTGGCTGCAAGAAGCATGCTGCCGAATGTGGTCCAACCGTCCGATCAACCATCAATATCTTACGGGacaaccatcatcatcatcatcatcatgtagaTTGCAGTGGTCGTAAGGTTTGTGCGCCATTGGAGAAGAGACACGTTGGGGGATGCTGTGAGAGCTTCAGAAAAGAAAGTTGCcccaagaacaatcaccttggACCAAGGTTTGGAGGAGGTTTATCAGAAATTGTCATAGAGTAGATGCAATCTGAAGTGTAAATATGTTTGCAACTTTTCTACCTATTTTATCTTCAAGAAGCTGAGCTCCTATTTTGTATCAGCATAGCTATTACAATGGCTTGTATATTAGTCCTAAAAACGCTTGTGTACTTACTGAATTCTCACAAAGTTGGGAACATCAATGTCATTTGCATAAAAAAATCAGTTCATGTTGAAGGCCAACTATACTTATTTATGCACAGTTAAATCCGTCAATCCTATACGACTAGTTAAGAGGCATAGAGAACTTTGGACGGAAAGTATGGGAGTGGACATTGCGCTAATGCTAgttaattgaaaaagaaatcaatattcaagattcaagattagGTAAGTGTTAGGTGTAATAAGGTACATGAGTAAAAAACTAAGGCTAGCATTTATCTCAGTCAGACTAAAAGGTCCCAAAATTTTGTGCTTATAACCATTGATGTTTTGATTCAGAGTAGCTCAATGAGTTGCAATAATTAAATGTTCTTTTGTTCCTTTCATATGTAAGAAGAAACTTGTCCCCTCAATTTCTCTCATTGACCGATGAAAAATCAACTTTTGATTCAATCACTGAAATGTTATAAAGTTCCCTTTTGCGtcaactctttatttttctgttatatagtattttttttaattactattAAGTATTCAATTATCTGAATTACTAGAAATAAGGTGTCCAAATATATGTTAAGTATGCAATAACCTATTAAGTATTCATATGTTCTTTCATTGCCCTATATCTTTAGCTGTCTGAAAAATGAGACCTGTTTTATGGCCTG is a window of Lycium ferocissimum isolate CSIRO_LF1 chromosome 12, AGI_CSIRO_Lferr_CH_V1, whole genome shotgun sequence DNA encoding:
- the LOC132040233 gene encoding cadmium/zinc-transporting ATPase HMA3-like isoform X1 translates to MTESEKANDQTKKLSKSYFDVLGICCTSEVVLVEKILKNLEGVKEVSVIVATKTVIVIHDSLLISQHQIVKALNQARLEASIRVNGEKNYQKKWPSPFAIGSGILLALSFLKYFYPLLQWLALGAVAVGIPPILFRGVAAVRNLTLDINILVLIAVAGSIVLHDYWEAGTIVFLFAIAEWLESRASHKATAVMSSLVNIVPPTAVLAESGEVVNVDQVKLNSILAVKAGETITIDGIVVEGNCDVDEKTLTGESFPVSKQKDSTVWAGTTNLNGYISVKTTALAEDCVVARMAKLVEDAQNKKSKTQRYIDKCAKYYTPAIVAISICLAVVPTALRVHDRNKWYRLALVALVSACPCALVLSTPVAMCCALSKAATSGLLFKGAEYLETLAKIKIMAFDKTGTITRGEFAVTEFKSLSDGLSLNTLLYWVSSIESKSGHPMAAALVDYAQSNSVEPKPDRVEQFQNFPGEGICGRIDGMEIYIGNRKISSRAGCTAVPEIEGESLRGKSVGYIFLGSSPAGIFSLSDVCRTGVKDAMRELKQMGIKTVMLTGDSYAAANHVHDQLGGALDEFEAELLPEDKATIIKGFQKEAPTAMIGDGLNDAPALATADVGISMGISGSELAKETGHVILMTNDIGRIPKAARLARRVRRKIIENMVISIGTKGAIVALAIAGYPLVWAAVLADAGTCLLVILNSMLLLRGTTRTHGKKGCKSSHSQHHKNKASCCKSENAPQLCCSDIESQKKCTRQSCSSEGCQPVPSGSKSCGSNQCSDSIENNSHHSHPHPQCCSSKKSATVCQSAGSELKSCGNNNCLDSIHKRSCHSLTICSSEMSAPRCHSATSSSKSCGSTKCSDFSDKNSCQSHKIPQTCSTKNIHHSHPDHQTCASKMRAPQSPSATSSSKTCGNTKCSDTTSRNSCHSHANSEPCFSKMSGPACQNANSGLRFSGLRSCGSNKCQDAANKHGVHSLTNPLYEEKLLEQENLDLVQKNMESNHDHSHGCFEEEHDHHPNLEKAYDSCALQECCYITDVSESGIQETAHCDSTRQTCQTAISDSMTCGNNKSLDSLNIHGCHSHAHTPHKEHDLEEENLNVVGEDLNPHHAVGHGCLDKEHDHSHPEKAYDSCATEECFFSVQDHGIYDVSESGIQETAHSDSKKQHIANPDSCKHTPQDQVNHCGFHSRTTPTDEELAKLVRRCCKYNPCHDVVRSGCKKHAAECGPTVRSTINILRDNHHHHHHHVDCSGRKVCAPLEKRHVGGCCESFRKESCPKNNHLGPRFGGGLSEIVIE
- the LOC132040233 gene encoding cadmium/zinc-transporting ATPase HMA3-like isoform X2, encoding MTESEKANDQTKKLSKSYFDVLGICCTSEVVLVEKILKNLEGVKEVSVIVATKTVIVIHDSLLISQHQIVKALNQARLEASIRVNGEKNYQKKWPSPFAIGSGILLALSFLKYFYPLLQWLALGAVAVGIPPILFRGVAAVRNLTLDINILVLIAVAGSIVLHDYWEAGTIVFLFAIAEWLESRASHKATAVMSSLVNIVPPTAVLAESGEVVNVDQVKLNSILAVKAGETITIDGIVVEGNCDVDEKTLTGESFPVSKQKDSTVWAGTTNLNGYISVKTTALAEDCVVARMAKLVEDAQNKKSKTQRYIDKCAKYYTPAIVAISICLAVVPTALRVHDRNKWYRLALVALVSACPCALVLSTPVAMCCALSKAATSGLLFKGAEYLETLAKIKIMAFDKTGTITRGEFAVTEFKSLSDGLSLNTLLYWVSSIESKSGHPMAAALVDYAQSNSVEPKPDRVEQFQNFPGEGICGRIDGMEIYIGNRKISSRAGCTAVPEIEGESLRGKSVGYIFLGSSPAGIFSLSDVCRTGVKDAMRELKQMGIKTVMLTGDSYAAANHVHDQLGGALDEFEAELLPEDKATIIKGFQKEAPTAMIGDGLNDAPALATADVGISMGISGSELAKETGHVILMTNDIGRIPKAARLARRVRRKIIENMVISIGTKGAIVALAIAGYPLVWAAVLADAGTCLLVILNSMLLLRGTTRTHGKKGCKSSHSQHHKNKASCCKSENAPQLCCSDIESQKKCTRQSCSSEGCQPVPSGSKSCGSNQCSDSIENNSHHSHPHPQCCSSKKSATVCQSAGSELKSCGNNNCLDSIHKRSCHSLTICSSEMSAPRCHSATSSSKSCGSTKCSDFSDKNSCQSHKIPQTCSTKNIHHSHPDHQTCASKMRAPQSPSATSSSKTCGNTKCSDTTSRNSCHSHANSEPCFSKMSGPACQNANSGLRSCGSNKCQDAANKHGVHSLTNPLYEEKLLEQENLDLVQKNMESNHDHSHGCFEEEHDHHPNLEKAYDSCALQECCYITDVSESGIQETAHCDSTRQTCQTAISDSMTCGNNKSLDSLNIHGCHSHAHTPHKEHDLEEENLNVVGEDLNPHHAVGHGCLDKEHDHSHPEKAYDSCATEECFFSVQDHGIYDVSESGIQETAHSDSKKQHIANPDSCKHTPQDQVNHCGFHSRTTPTDEELAKLVRRCCKYNPCHDVVRSGCKKHAAECGPTVRSTINILRDNHHHHHHHVDCSGRKVCAPLEKRHVGGCCESFRKESCPKNNHLGPRFGGGLSEIVIE